Below is a window of Campylobacter canadensis DNA.
GCGTTCCGCTAAAAACACCAATAAATAAAGACATAATTACTTCTTTAGTTAAAAACGCAAGAATAATTGCTAAAAATGGAGGTAAAAGCGTTAAAGCTCCAAACAACTCTTTGTTGTGTAAGGCTAATTCATCACTAGCATTTAAACTTAACGCAAATAATAACAAAAATAAAATTCGCATATCTTTCCTTTGTAATTTTAAGATTTAAGATTTATAATTAATTTTTTTTAATACATTTTAAATACTTTTTAAAACATCATCAATTTGTCTAATTTTATTAATTTATCTTTATCTAGCTCTCCTATTAAAGATTCAAGTTTTAAATAACTAATAATTAATGAATGAACGCTTTTTAAAGCTTCTAATTTGTTTTTATATAAATTAGCTTGTGCGTTTAAAACATCTATTAATTCTTGTTCTTTTTTTGTATAACTTTTTTGAACTAATTCTTCATAAATTTTGGCATTTTCAAGAGCTAAAAAATTAATTTTTACTTCTTCTAATAATGATTCAAAATCATCAATTGTATTTGTTTGTAAAATAGTAATTTCATCTTTAATTTGATTTAACTTATTTGCTTTTAATAATTTATTTAACCTTTCTTTTTCTAATTTATGACCTAAGTTTGATTTTGTGAAAATTGGTATAGAAAAATTAAAATATAAAGAAAAATCATTTTTCTTATTTTTTGAATAATTTTTATCATTGTAATAAATGTTTGATAAATACGAATTTAAGCTTAATTCAGGTAGAAATTCGCCCTTTTTTTCTAAAATATTATTATCTGCAATTTTTTCTTGCAATAACTCTTTTTTATATGAAAAATTATTTTTATATTCTTTATATTTTTGTAAATCTAGCTTTTCAAAATAAGTAGTATTTATAAATTTAAGTTCAGAAACCTTTATTTCTTTGCCTGTAATGTTTTTAATGTTTAAAATAGCTGATTTTAAATTCTTTTTAGCCTTATTTACTTCTAAATTACTTTTATCTAAACTAATTTTTGCTTGAAAAAGCTCTAATTCGCTTGAATTTTTATTAGCCTTTACTTGCTCTAGTTTTAAACTATGTGTATTGTTATAAGACTTTGCTAGTTTTAAAGATATATTAGCAAAAACTAAATCAAAATAAGCATTAGCAACCCTTAAAGCAAGTTCTTGCTTTGTATTTATATTTTCTAATTTTTCTATTTCAAGATTATAATTTTGCTCTTTAATATTTGTATAATTTGATAATTTAAAAATAGGTAAAGAAAAGCTTAAATAAAGTCTTTTATAACCTGCATTATAGTCTTTATCGTTATAAGTAAAGTTATTTATTACATATTGAGAGTTTAGCTTTAGATTAAAAAGCAAATCACCTAAACTATCTTTATATTTTTCTTCTTGAATTTTTACTTTGTATTCTTGGTTTTTAACTAAATAATCAAATTCTAAAGCACTATTATAAGCATAGGCTAAAGAATCTGCATAAATATTTTTTGCAAAAAAAAGTACAAAAAAAATCTTAGCAACTTGTTGCAATCTTATATCCTGCTTGTTGTATCAGTTCAATATCGCTTGTTTTATCATTGCCTTTTGTGGTTAAATAATCACCCAAAACAATAGAATTTATTCCAGCTAAAAACATTGATTTAAAATCATCTTTAAAAACAAGCTCTCTGCCACCTGCTGCCATTAATCTTGTGTTTGGCAATAACTCTTTTGCTTTTTTTATAATAGCAATTGCTTCTTCTTTATCAATTTGCTTTGTTTTTATTGGTAAAGCATCGTTTTTGATATAAAAATTTATTGTGCTTGTATGTGGATTTAAAGTTTTTAAAGCTTCTAACAATTCAATTCTTTGCTCATTACTTTCTCCAAGCCCAAAAATACCGCCGCAGCAAATTCCAAGACCTGCATTAATAGCATTTTGATTAGTTTCATATCTTTCTTCATAAGTATGAGTACTGCATATTTTTGGAAAATAGCTTTTTGCTGTTTCTAAATTATGGTTATAACTATCTATGCCATTTTCTTTTAAAAAAGCAAGTTGCTTAAAACTTGCCCTACCATTACAAGCAATTAAATGCAAATGCAAACCACTTGCTTTAATCTCACTTGCTGCTCTTGCAATAAAATTTATTTTAACCCCATCAATACCATCTCCACTAAAACCACGACCTGAAGTAACTAAGCAAAAACCTAAAGCACCAGCCTTACTTGCGAGTTTTGTTTCATTTACTATTTGCTCAATACTTTTATAATCATAAGAATTTATATTTGTATTGTAATGTTTTGATTGAGTGCAATAAGCACAATCTTCATTGCAATTTCCACTTTTAACATTGCAAATAGAACATAAAAATATCTCACTCATAATTCCCCCTTAAAATTATTTATTAGCTATTAAAACACCTTCAATAAGCTTTTTAATATCCCCATCTAAAATAGAATCAACTTGAGAATAAGCTATATTTGAACGCAAATCTTTAACTTGTTGATAAGGTGCTAAAACATAAGAACGGATTTGATGTCCAAACGAATTTTCTCCTACTGCGCCTGTGTCTTTATTTTCATTTTGTTTTTCTAGCTCTAATTCATACAAACGAGATTTAAGCATTTTCATTGCTGTGGCTTTATTCTTATGTTGAGACCTATCATTTTGGCATTGAACTACAATATTTGTTGGAAGGTGGGTAATTCTTACTGCACTTTCTGTTTTATTAACATGCTGTCCACCTGCACCACTTGCACGATAATAATCAATTCTAATATCTTTTTCTTCTACTTGTATTTCTATATCATCATCAATTTCTGGGCTAACAATTACACTACAAAAACTTGTATGCCTTCTTGCATTGCTATCAAAAGGGCTAATTCTTACTAAACGATGAACTCCATGCTCTGCTTTAAAATACCCATAAGCAAAATCCCCACGCACAATAAAACTCACATCTTTAATGCCTGCTTCATCGCCTTCTTGAAAGTCAAGAGTTTCTACTTTATAGCCTTCTCTTTCGCAAAATCTTAAATACATTCTATAAACTATACTAGCCCAGTCATTGCTTTCTGTACCGCCTGCTCCTGGATGTATATTTACTATTGCACCTTTATTATCATTTTCTCCGCTTAAAAGCATTGATATTTCTAAAGTTGTAATAACCTCATTTAAATTATCACTTTCAGCAAATAAAGCTTCTAGTGTATCAGTATCATTTTCTTTCATAGCAAGTTCAAAAAGCTCAATAGTACCAACTAATTCACTTTTAGCATTCTCATAAGCACTTAAAAGATTATTTAATTTTGTCTTTTCCTTGCCAAGCATTGCTGCTTTTTTTGTATCTTGCCATAAATTTGGGTCTTCTTGCATTTTTTGAATTTC
It encodes the following:
- a CDS encoding TolC family protein — translated: MQQVAKIFFVLFFAKNIYADSLAYAYNSALEFDYLVKNQEYKVKIQEEKYKDSLGDLLFNLKLNSQYVINNFTYNDKDYNAGYKRLYLSFSLPIFKLSNYTNIKEQNYNLEIEKLENINTKQELALRVANAYFDLVFANISLKLAKSYNNTHSLKLEQVKANKNSSELELFQAKISLDKSNLEVNKAKKNLKSAILNIKNITGKEIKVSELKFINTTYFEKLDLQKYKEYKNNFSYKKELLQEKIADNNILEKKGEFLPELSLNSYLSNIYYNDKNYSKNKKNDFSLYFNFSIPIFTKSNLGHKLEKERLNKLLKANKLNQIKDEITILQTNTIDDFESLLEEVKINFLALENAKIYEELVQKSYTKKEQELIDVLNAQANLYKNKLEALKSVHSLIISYLKLESLIGELDKDKLIKLDKLMMF
- a CDS encoding biotin synthase, which translates into the protein MSEIFLCSICNVKSGNCNEDCAYCTQSKHYNTNINSYDYKSIEQIVNETKLASKAGALGFCLVTSGRGFSGDGIDGVKINFIARAASEIKASGLHLHLIACNGRASFKQLAFLKENGIDSYNHNLETAKSYFPKICSTHTYEERYETNQNAINAGLGICCGGIFGLGESNEQRIELLEALKTLNPHTSTINFYIKNDALPIKTKQIDKEEAIAIIKKAKELLPNTRLMAAGGRELVFKDDFKSMFLAGINSIVLGDYLTTKGNDKTSDIELIQQAGYKIATSC
- the prfB gene encoding peptide chain release factor 2 → MDTYEFGELLKELKIKLQNIEKIIKPNEAKEKLEEIQKMQEDPNLWQDTKKAAMLGKEKTKLNNLLSAYENAKSELVGTIELFELAMKENDTDTLEALFAESDNLNEVITTLEISMLLSGENDNKGAIVNIHPGAGGTESNDWASIVYRMYLRFCEREGYKVETLDFQEGDEAGIKDVSFIVRGDFAYGYFKAEHGVHRLVRISPFDSNARRHTSFCSVIVSPEIDDDIEIQVEEKDIRIDYYRASGAGGQHVNKTESAVRITHLPTNIVVQCQNDRSQHKNKATAMKMLKSRLYELELEKQNENKDTGAVGENSFGHQIRSYVLAPYQQVKDLRSNIAYSQVDSILDGDIKKLIEGVLIANK